AGTGCGAAGGCGATGATGGAGAGTGGGAAGACTGTGACGACGACGAGTGGGAAGACTGtgatgatgaggaagaggagtaccaggaggaggaagaggaggaacaaGAGGAGGAGGGCGAAGATGGTGACCAGGAGGAAGGGGACGAGGGTGACCAAGAAGAAGATGGGGGAGAAGAGGATGACCAAGAGGATGGGGAAGAGGACAAGGCAGAGGAAGGGGAAGATGGtgaccaagaagaagaagacaaggtTGACCAAGAAAATGGAGAACAGGAAGAGGATGACTCAGAGGGGAAAGTGGAAAATACTGACCAAGAACAAAGGCAAGCAAAAGACAATGTTGACAAACCAGGTGGAGAGGATCCCAAAGAGGAGGGTGGGGAAGAGAGTGCCAAGGAGGAGGTGAAAGAAAATTATAGCCAGGGTGAGGAGTGTAACAAGGAGGGTGAAGATGGTGCCAAGGTGGAAGAAGAGCAAGATGGGAAAGAGTGTGACAAGACGGAGGAAGGGCCGAGTGAAGAGAGTCCAAAGGAAGATGGGAAAGAGAGTGACACTCAGGAGGAGGGAGAGGATGAGATAGAAGAAGGggagaaagaggaagaaaatgagcCAGGGGAGGGAAGTGTcactgaggaaaatgagagtggGGAAGATGGGAAAGAGAGTGAGGAGGGTGAGAAAGAGAGTGCAAAGGAAGAGGGGGAGAGTGTCACCGGGGAGACAACAGAGGGGGAGGATGAGCTCGTGAAGGCAGATGGGGGGAGTGTCACCGAGATGAAAGAGGGTGACGAGAATACAGACGGGGGGAGTGTCACCGAGATGAAAGAGGGTGACGAGAATACAGACGGGGAGGAGAGTGTCACAAGAGATGCCAAAGAGATGGGCGAGGAAGAGAGTGTCGAGGTAAACGAGGAGGCTGCCACAGAGGGGAAAGAGAGTGATGCGATGCAGGGACGGGAGGAAGAGAGTGTTCCTAGTGATGCCAAAGAGGGTGAGGAAGGTGACAAAGAGAGTGCGAAGGAAGCGGAGGGAGAGAGTGTAGGAGAGCATGAAAAGGCGGAGGACGGCAGTCCCAAGGAGGAAGAGGGGAGGGACAGTGCCAAAGATGAGGAGAGCGAGAGTGCTGTTGAGGAAGAAGAGAGTGTTCAAGTGGAAGAGAGTGACCAAAAGGACGAGACAAAGGAAGAGCGCGCTCAAGAAGATGGCGAAAGTGTCATTGAGGGGGAAGATGACATGGCGAAAGAAGGGGACGTGAGTGTCCAAAGGGAGGAGTCGGAGGAACAGATTGCCAAAGAAGATGGGAGTCAGAGTGTCATTGAGGGGAAACAGACCGACAAGATGGAGGAGAGTGACAAAAAGGAAGAGGCGAAGGAAGAAAGTGCCAAGACGGAAGCGGGTCTTGATAGCGAGGGCAAAGGGGGCGACACAACGGAGGAAAGGGAGACAGAGAGTGCCAAAGGAGTCGAGGAACAGAGTGTTACTGAGACCTTAAAGAGTGATACATTGGAGGAAGTCGAGCAGGGCAATTCAATGATGGAGGAGGCGAGAGACGGTTCAAAGGAAGAGAGAAGTGATAGCAGTGAGAAAATGAGTGCCAAGGTGGAAGAGGACAGAAAGCAGGAAGAGGGAGTCGCAAAAGAGATGGAGAAAGAGGGCGAGAGAAGAGAAAGCTACTTTGAAAGAATGATCAGCCGCCTCACCAAGAAAGACAAGGAGGAGAGGCGAGAGCGGGTGAGACAAGAGGAGGAGCGAATAGAACAGGAGAAGAGAGAGCGGGGAAAGAGGGAagaggagaagaggaggaaaaaagaaagcagGAAGGAAGAGGAGTCCAGGGAGAGGGAGGAGAGGAAATCAAGGGAAAGCAAATAGGAGAGGAATGACAAGCAAAGGAGGTCGGGTAGCACAAAGTGGAAGATAAGGAAGCGTGCTAAAGAAGGGGCATCTCAGAGGACCACTAAGTGTTACTGTCAATGCCCGCCAACAGATAGAAAGAATTTTTCTCAAATTTACACCCCTTTGAGATACAGACACTGCAGTCCCACGCCCAGATTTCTCGCTCTGAAAGTTGGAGGCTTCTTTTGGTGATCTGTAATCACTTTCCAATCTGCCTGGAGGAGAAAAAGAAATCTAATTTGACAATGAGGTAATGAACCCGTGAAGCCATTATCTTAGATAAGCCATTTCAAAGACCGGTTGAACACTGATGGAAATTCTATTAAACATAGCTGGCTGATTTCTCTATTTGGTGTGGTGGCAGAAGGAGCCCTTTCAACTATTGGCAATTTACTTTCAAGGTTCAAAGTTGCCAATGATCATTATTCCAAGGAGTGTCAAACCTTTGAGCATTACCTAATGGTAGAAAGGGAACAGTCCTAGACTTTTGGCTAATAAAGCCTGATGCACAGAAGAATACCTCTTTCCAGAGTCTATGTACTTGGTCCTCTGGGCAATTGACTCAAATTACATAATCCACCACATTAACAGGGCCCCAAGAACCAGATCTTGGTATCCTCATTACACTCAACCTCGTCTCCCATCCAATCATTCTCAACTGCTTGTCATGCTTACTACGCTTTCCTGGTTCCACTTGTACCTGTCTTAACAGAGGACAGTTTGTCACCATCCAAAGCTCCAGATTCACTCCACCTCCGGTCAAGCAAGGCGTACCACAAGGCTTTGTACTTGGACCCCTCTTCCTCACAATCTACAAGATACCACTTGGCTAGATTATCCGCCAACATGGGCTAACTCTTCACTCGTATACCGAGCTCTGTGTCCGCACATCAAGTCCTTAAAACCTCAAAAAACACTTCCAGACCGCGCTCGTCACTCGCTGACTTCGTTGCAAAGACCTTGGAGAGGCTCAAGTATTTCCAGACTTGTCACCCTGCTCAAAGCCCTGGCAGCACATCACCACCAACCTCATGCACCTTCACTGGTTCCTAATGAAGTTCCTCATAGTTTCCGCTCACCTCCCATCATATCTAACAAACCTGCATCCCAACGCCCTTGCAGTCATCTGATGCCCAACAGCCACCACCCAAATCTGGAACTTCCTTCTGAAAACCAAAATGCTGCTTTCCTTGACATTGAAATATAAACTTGTTAGTCAACCATCTGTTCACTGCAGCATACATGCAATATGAAGAATACCATTGGCATCTACAACATTTTTAACAACTCCTCAGACCCCAGGCAGTGCTGGATAGTCTCGTGTCATCTGTCAACCTATGCACAAACTCAATTCAGAGCCAAACAACATCAGACATTATCAAACCTGGTTAGTGAGGTAGAAGAGGATGTTCTTACCCACCCTGAATTTGTTTATTGTAGCTTCAGATTCAAATGCTATCAACCTGTTTCTGCCCATAACCAAACTGTCCAGTCTGGGGATTCCCAACTACTGTAATGGAACCCATTATGTAAGAACTAAATCTCCTCAGAACGACTTGAAGCACAGGCACATCAGCGATCAGTGCTCAGCCCCCATCCTCTACTCACTCTTCACCAATGTCACGTTTGGTCTTAAAGTTCGCAAGATGACACAACATTGGTGCGTTATAGACAAAAAATGAGTTGAGAGGTGCAAAACCTTACTGTCGGTGTCAGGTTTCTGGGCGATGAACACCCAGAAACCCTTGGATTGTGACTCTGCTGTAGTGAGGAAGACTCTTCGTTGTGCTATGCCATCTCCATTGAAACACCATGTCCAAATATCCACGAAGACCCCGCCAACCCAAACAAGGGACTATTCACACATTGCCCTCAATTTATTCTCCTAGCAtttgtttagcttttttttgttgttgttgttgttggataaATGGACTGAATTCAGAGTTGTCT
The DNA window shown above is from Phyllopteryx taeniolatus isolate TA_2022b chromosome 17, UOR_Ptae_1.2, whole genome shotgun sequence and carries:
- the LOC133467626 gene encoding uncharacterized protein LOC133467626 is translated as MERKMDPTEDTYSLKQNVQLLQYQTEKFRQLWTKGSECFEELKHYYVQLNEEWQTQWLNREDSIASYVRHLELDYIKLLEEYAKLYNTREANERILLKTNADLHKCNVELKQYHMQLNEVWQTRWIKREKSVASQVSYLEADNRILVMEKAEVSHRMKANEKMFLKTKAELYKTSLELEKLKASKDSLSLEMSEKEVNWRGEKDKLLKERQEFLENVKQFEHLILRVEIAVRTMEEWTKLKKGDKRADNEDQDCIMQQEEVREGGDDKREETDNSNSAASYEGDKQEVNEEDVEEKEEGYRAVTMAMDGVEQSGEEEEVSGMDEESNEDDESDEEEESDEEAKGYEEEENEGEQECEGDDGEWEDCDDDEWEDCDDEEEEYQEEEEEEQEEEGEDGDQEEGDEGDQEEDGGEEDDQEDGEEDKAEEGEDGDQEEEDKVDQENGEQEEDDSEGKVENTDQEQRQAKDNVDKPGGEDPKEEGGEESAKEEVKENYSQGEECNKEGEDGAKVEEEQDGKECDKTEEGPSEESPKEDGKESDTQEEGEDEIEEGEKEEENEPGEGSVTEENESGEDGKESEEGEKESAKEEGESVTGETTEGEDELVKADGGSVTEMKEGDENTDGGSVTEMKEGDENTDGEESVTRDAKEMGEEESVEVNEEAATEGKESDAMQGREEESVPSDAKEGEEGDKESAKEAEGESVGEHEKAEDGSPKEEEGRDSAKDEESESAVEEEESVQVEESDQKDETKEERAQEDGESVIEGEDDMAKEGDVSVQREESEEQIAKEDGSQSVIEGKQTDKMEESDKKEEAKEESAKTEAGLDSEGKGGDTTEERETESAKGVEEQSVTETLKSDTLEEVEQGNSMMEEARDGSKEERSDSSEKMSAKVEEDRKQEEGVAKEMEKEGERRESYFERMISRLTKKDKEERRERVRQEEERIEQEKRERGKREEEKRRKKESRKEEESREREERKSRESK